CAGCAGACCTGTTCAATCCGGTTGAGCATAAATCCATATCAAGCTCGGTGGTTCAACAAATCGAAACCTACATCTTGAATGGAATTTTGAAGGAAGGCTCAAAATTACCAGGTGAACGTGAGATGGCAGAGCAGTTTGCCGTTTCCCGTCCGAAAGTGCGCGAAGCCTTGCAAGTTTTAGAAGAACGCGAATTGATCAAAATTGCGGTCGGAGATGGCGCTTATATCGCGCAGCTTGGCGCCGCCGTTATGTCACCTGCCCTCATTGACCTCTATCGCCGCCACCCATCCGCAATCTATGACCAGCTTGAATATCGCCGCGAGCAAGAAGGCTTTGCAGCACGGCTAGCCGCAACCCGAGGCACGGCTGCCGATAGAAATCTCATTACGAACATCATGGAAGAAATGGAGATTGCTCACAACGAAGCCAATCACCAACGTGGCGCAGAACTCGATGCGAACTTCCATAACGCCATCGTCAATGCCAGCCACAATCGCATTCTTATTCACATGATGGATTCGCTTTATGAGCTGAACCGCAGCGGTGTGTTTTTCAATCGCCACGAGATTTTGAATATCTCTGAAGTGTCAGATATTTTACTGCGCCAACATAAGGCAATTGGCGAAGCCGTGTGTTCAGGAAATGCTGAAGAGGCGGTCAAAGCGTCAGGCACCCATATCGATTATGTGCTGATCTCAACCCGCGAGGCATTGGATTTTCGCGAGCGTGAGAAAATCGCTGAAAAACGAAAATTAGGGTTTTAAGTAGAGAAAAATAATGGAAATGAAGGTGCTGCCCGACAGAATAAATGATTTTCTAGGGCGTAACATCACCTTGATCACAAAAATTTGTTAGCTCACTTTTGGTTTATTAAAAAACAATACATTCAAAAAAATCAATTAAATTACGTATTTTTATCCTATAAAATACGCAAATTATACTTAAATCAGGACATAAAATCCTATAATTTTTAGGTTCATCTATTAAATGAAAATAGGCCTAAAAGGCTGAATTTCGTACGGTATTTTATCATTAATTTTTCGGTAATTTGTTTGTGTGCAAAACGATAAACAGACAATCTGTTAATGGTGGAAATTATCTTGCGACCCAAAAAAACCATCTTGGCACTCACCAGTGCCCTAATAACCTTGACCGGCGTTAGCACATTTGCCGCAGATCAAGATTCCTTAAAAGAAAAATACAAGCGCCCACTCTCCATACCATTTGAAGGCGTCACCCCTTATTCGCCACAGCTCGCGACTTTGGGAAAGATGCTATTTTTCGATCCAAGGCTATCAGGCGCCAAGAATATAAATTGTTCTAGCTGTCATAATCCTTCTTTTGGTTATGAAGTGCCAGTTAAGACGGCAGTCGGTGCAGCCAACGTGCCGCTGGCGCGACAAGCACCGACAATTTTGAATATGGCTTGGGTGAAACCTTATTTCTGGGATGGCCGCGCGGACACATTAGAAGCGCAAGCCGCCGGACCAATTACTGCTCCTGTTGAAATGAACGCGAAATTTGAAGATGTTGTCAAAACATTGAGCGGCATCTCAGACTATGACCAATGGTTTGATCATCTATTTCCGAACAAAGGCGTGAGCGAAGAAACAATTTTGACAGCTCTCGCGACCTATCAACGCACGGTTGTCTCAGGCTGGTCTCCTTTCGATCGCTGGGTTGAAGGTGACGAAAGCGCCATTAGTGAATCTGCTAAACGCGGGTTTGGCCTGTTTAACGGAAAAGCAAAATGTGCTGACTGCCATTCTGGATGGAATTTTACCGATAATAAGTTCCATGATATCGGGCTCGACACAGAAGATATCGGGCGTGGTGAATTCGAACCGAACAATCAAAAGGCAAAGCACGCCTTTAAGACACCTGGCCTGCGAAACACAACTTACAGAGCGCCATTCATGCATAATGGTAGCTTAGATAATTTGGAAGAAGTGATGGCTCACTATGTTTCAGGCGGAATTAACCGCGGCTCTCTTTCAGCAAAAATGTTTAAGCTGTCGATTTCGGCAACCGAACAAAAAGACGTTATTGAATTTATGAGAACCCTGACCGCTGACAAGCAAGAAACGCCTGTCCCAATCCTACCGAATTAAGAGACCTTGTTATGTCTGTACGTACAAAAATAATTCTCCCAATTCTTTGCTCGATTTTGATTGGGCTCTTGGTTGCTGGCCTTATAGGGTGGAGCGCTCTATCTGGGCATTCCACGGTTTCTAACAAGATTGAAAAATCTTTGTCTGGCATTGCG
The sequence above is drawn from the Hyphomicrobiales bacterium genome and encodes:
- a CDS encoding FadR/GntR family transcriptional regulator, coding for MPSGKTLKVPADLFNPVEHKSISSSVVQQIETYILNGILKEGSKLPGEREMAEQFAVSRPKVREALQVLEERELIKIAVGDGAYIAQLGAAVMSPALIDLYRRHPSAIYDQLEYRREQEGFAARLAATRGTAADRNLITNIMEEMEIAHNEANHQRGAELDANFHNAIVNASHNRILIHMMDSLYELNRSGVFFNRHEILNISEVSDILLRQHKAIGEAVCSGNAEEAVKASGTHIDYVLISTREALDFREREKIAEKRKLGF
- a CDS encoding cytochrome c peroxidase, whose product is MTLTGVSTFAADQDSLKEKYKRPLSIPFEGVTPYSPQLATLGKMLFFDPRLSGAKNINCSSCHNPSFGYEVPVKTAVGAANVPLARQAPTILNMAWVKPYFWDGRADTLEAQAAGPITAPVEMNAKFEDVVKTLSGISDYDQWFDHLFPNKGVSEETILTALATYQRTVVSGWSPFDRWVEGDESAISESAKRGFGLFNGKAKCADCHSGWNFTDNKFHDIGLDTEDIGRGEFEPNNQKAKHAFKTPGLRNTTYRAPFMHNGSLDNLEEVMAHYVSGGINRGSLSAKMFKLSISATEQKDVIEFMRTLTADKQETPVPILPN